The segment CCGACGCCGACGGCGGGCAACTGTTCTCAAAAACGGGTGTCGCCGCCGTCGTCAGCTTTATCGCGCTGCAGGCCACCAACAGTGCCGCAGTGTCCATCATGGGCCTGTTCGTGACTCGAGGGCTCGGCGTGGATGTCATCTGGGCGGGGATCGCGCTCGGCGTCTCGGCCGCGCTTGAGATTCCTGCGCTCTTCCTCATCGGCCGGGTATCCCGGCGCTTCTCCAGCCGGGCCCTTATTGCTTCCGGATGCGTGGCCGGATTCGCGTACTACGCAGCCATGGCCTTTGTCTCCAACCCTGCCACCCTCATTGCGCTGCAGATGCTGAACGCCTGGTTCTTCGGGATTGTGGCCGGTGTGGGGTTGACGTTGTTCCAGCGGCTCATTCCCCGTCCGGGCCTTGCCTCCGGCCTGTACACCAATACACGGCGCGTCGGCGCTATCGTGTCAGGTCCCGTTATCGCCCTAGGGTCGACGACGGCGATCGGTTACCAGGGGGTGTTTGCCACCTGTGCCGCGCTCACCGTCCTGGCGCTGCTTGTCATGGTGTTGGCAGGCCGGGAGCCCCGGCGGGTGCCCCAGAGAGAGCTCCTCGCCACGACGGCCCCGAAAAGCGGGTTTTGAAGTTAGCGATTGATCCTGACCGCGCGCAGGATGATTCCGACGGCGAACATGGCGACGCCGAGGCCGGCTGAGAGCGGCGGGAGAGTCGCTACCAGGACGACGCAAGCCAAGGCCCCGAACGCTTGGAGTGCCTTGGGGTACTTGCGGTCTTCGGCCGGCTGGGTGAACGCAGCAATATTTGCGACCAGATAGTAGATGAGCACCCCGAAAGAGGAGAAGCCGATCGCGCCGCGCAAATCCGCGACCGTTACGATCATGCAGATCACGACGGCCAGGGCGACTTCGGCCCTGTGCGGGACCCGATAGCGGGGATGGACGGCCGCGAGCCAGCGCGGCAGATCGTGGTGCCGGGCCATGGCGAGCGTGGTTCGTCCCAAGCCCGCGATGAGTGCCAGCAGGGCACCCAATGCTGCTACTGCGGCGCCTGCGCGGACCACGGGGACGGCCCACGGCAGGGAACCGGTTCCGACCGCAACGGCGAGTGGTGTTGGCGTGCCTGCCACGCCGTCCGGACCCAGAGCCGCGAGAAGGGTTACGGCAATGACGGCGTAGAGAACCACCGTGATTCCCAATGCGATCCCGATGGCGCGCGGGATGGCGCGTCGGGGATCGCGGACTTCTTCCCCCATGGTTGCGATCCTTGCGTAACCGGCGAAGGCGAAGAACAGCAAACCGGACGATTGGAGAATCCCGTACCAGCCATGTGCCAGCAGCCCGTCGCCGAGAATGTTGCCTGGTGCGGGAGAGGAACCTCCCCAGCAGGCTGCGACAGCAATGGCGAGGGCCACCAGCACGGCGAGAACCAGAACGCGGGTCAGGCCCGCGGTCCGGGTGACGCCGTGGTAATTCACCACGGCGAGGACGACGACGGCGGCGATCGCCACGGGTCGTTCCCACCCCGCCGGCGCGGCATAGGCAGCGAAGGTCATGGCCATGGCCGCGGCACTGGCCGTCTTGCCGATCACGAAGCCCCACCCGGCCACGAATCCGGCCCACGGTCCCAGCCGCTCGCGACCGTAAATGTATGTTCCGCCCGACGTCGGGTAGACGGCGGCGAGCTGGGCGGACGACGTCGCGTTGCAGAAGGCCACCGCGGCCGCGACGACGAGGCCGAGCAACAGCCCCGAGCCTGCGGCGGCAGCTGCCGGAGTGAAGGCCGCGAAGACGCCGGCGCCAATCATGGAGCCCAGCCCGATGACTACTGCGTCAAAGGTACCCAGCCGGCGGGCCAGGGCTTGGGGGTTGCTCATGGGGGTTCTCCTTCAGCGTTCTCACCAAGCTTAAGTCCTGCGGTCCCATGGAATGCGCAGCGGATTCGGGCGGCTGGATGCGCCTAGGATTTCCCCGTGACTGTCAGGATGATGAGGACACAATTGAGGCCCACAATGAGTGCCGCGCTGGTCCATCCGGCAATCTTCAATGCCGTTGAATCGGTGTGGATGCCCATGATCTCGCGCTTTCCGGTGAGCCGGATCAACGGAATCAAGGCGAAGGGAATGCCGAAGCTCAACAGAACCTGGCTCAGCACGAGTGCAAGGGTGGGTTCTATGCCCGCGCCGAGAATGACCAAGGCCGGGACCAAAGTGACCACCCGGCGGATCACCAACGGTACGCGGATCTTGAGGAGGCCACCCATGACTGTTGCTCCGGCGTAGCATCCAACGGATGTTGAAGCCAGTCCCGAGGCCAGCAAACCGACGCCGAAGGCCACGCCGATGACCGGGCCAAGCGCCGAAGTGACTGCCGCATGTGC is part of the Arthrobacter methylotrophus genome and harbors:
- a CDS encoding APC family permease: MSNPQALARRLGTFDAVVIGLGSMIGAGVFAAFTPAAAAAGSGLLLGLVVAAAVAFCNATSSAQLAAVYPTSGGTYIYGRERLGPWAGFVAGWGFVIGKTASAAAMAMTFAAYAAPAGWERPVAIAAVVVLAVVNYHGVTRTAGLTRVLVLAVLVALAIAVAACWGGSSPAPGNILGDGLLAHGWYGILQSSGLLFFAFAGYARIATMGEEVRDPRRAIPRAIGIALGITVVLYAVIAVTLLAALGPDGVAGTPTPLAVAVGTGSLPWAVPVVRAGAAVAALGALLALIAGLGRTTLAMARHHDLPRWLAAVHPRYRVPHRAEVALAVVICMIVTVADLRGAIGFSSFGVLIYYLVANIAAFTQPAEDRKYPKALQAFGALACVVLVATLPPLSAGLGVAMFAVGIILRAVRINR
- a CDS encoding MFS transporter — translated: MKRLLVPSAALLWGLQFAFLNPALALLLVALFNASPAEVGWVLAVYNASGFVSSLLLPAYADRAMDYLRPLLACGVLTLVLAAVLAVSTSLPIAVVGLIVLGGPAGVGSSLLFAHLKHSGAGTADVVNTRAIVSFAWVAGPPLATFIMGGLGNRAILLALGAVAVLNVATTAAMISRRRSVPVETRPRADADGGQLFSKTGVAAVVSFIALQATNSAAVSIMGLFVTRGLGVDVIWAGIALGVSAALEIPALFLIGRVSRRFSSRALIASGCVAGFAYYAAMAFVSNPATLIALQMLNAWFFGIVAGVGLTLFQRLIPRPGLASGLYTNTRRVGAIVSGPVIALGSTTAIGYQGVFATCAALTVLALLVMVLAGREPRRVPQRELLATTAPKSGF